One genomic segment of Paraburkholderia caffeinilytica includes these proteins:
- a CDS encoding ABC transporter ATP-binding protein, whose translation MMNTHNAPHSALSAQRLTLRAGRRTLLDAFTHTFYAGEIWCIAGPNGAGKTTLLSTLAGLAQPSAGHVELDGVRLADWQPLPLAQRRALMPQSAADAFSASVLDIVMLNRFPHLSGWGWDSEADRAAAQAALDVLGLAAFTARDVLSLSGGERQRVALAAVLCQQAPLLLLDEPLSHLDLHHQIDCLEALTAWTHEPRRTVMFSCHDLNLARRFATHALLLDGNGGAYAGPVHDVLTPTLTSRAFGYPLILIRDGEHEALIPAPRSRHESPAAHDIPAG comes from the coding sequence ATGATGAACACTCACAACGCCCCGCATTCGGCGCTGAGCGCGCAACGCCTGACCTTGCGTGCGGGCAGGCGCACCTTGCTCGACGCGTTCACGCACACGTTCTATGCAGGCGAGATCTGGTGTATCGCTGGACCCAACGGCGCGGGTAAGACGACTTTGCTATCCACGCTCGCCGGCCTCGCGCAACCGTCGGCGGGTCATGTGGAACTGGACGGCGTGCGTCTCGCCGACTGGCAGCCGTTGCCGCTCGCACAGCGGCGCGCGCTGATGCCGCAAAGCGCCGCGGACGCCTTCAGCGCGAGCGTGCTCGACATCGTGATGCTGAACCGCTTTCCGCATCTGAGCGGCTGGGGTTGGGACAGTGAAGCCGATCGTGCCGCCGCGCAGGCCGCGCTGGATGTGTTGGGCCTCGCCGCATTCACCGCGCGCGACGTGCTGTCGCTTTCGGGTGGCGAACGTCAACGCGTCGCTCTCGCGGCCGTGTTGTGCCAGCAAGCGCCGCTGTTGCTGCTCGACGAACCGCTCTCGCATCTGGATTTGCACCACCAGATCGACTGTCTAGAAGCGCTGACCGCCTGGACGCACGAGCCTCGGCGTACAGTGATGTTTTCGTGTCACGACCTGAACCTCGCGCGCCGCTTCGCGACGCATGCGTTGCTGCTCGACGGCAACGGCGGCGCGTATGCTGGACCGGTGCACGACGTGCTGACGCCTACGCTGACGAGCCGTGCATTCGGCTATCCGTTGATTCTGATTCGCGACGGCGAACATGAGGCGCTGATTCCCGCGCCGCGCTCGCGTCACGAATCGCCTGCGGCTCATGACATACCGGCAGGCTAA
- a CDS encoding cobalamin-binding protein, whose product MIRLARFVIATLLCVSMLHAHAAITVTDDTGATVTLPAPAQRVISLAPHVTELLYAAGGGAKLVGAVSYSDYPPEAKQLPRVGDNKALDLERIVALKPDLIVVWRHGNAQRQLDRLREMHVPLFFSEPHRLDDVAVSLTKLGQLLGTSPAAEAAAAAYRQDIAQLRRQYASRPPVGVFYQVWDQPLMTLNGEHVVSNVIALCGGRNVFAKLEPLVPTVSTEAVLAANPEAIVTAAPGATKPDTTLPQLDTWRAWPGLKAVANNNLFAIDGDLINRPTPRIAQGAKQMCEDLEVARSRRKNGAQ is encoded by the coding sequence ATGATTCGACTCGCACGCTTTGTCATCGCCACGCTACTTTGTGTGAGCATGCTGCACGCGCACGCCGCGATCACCGTCACCGACGACACTGGCGCAACCGTCACACTGCCCGCTCCCGCGCAACGCGTCATCAGTCTTGCGCCGCATGTCACCGAATTGCTGTACGCCGCGGGCGGTGGCGCGAAACTGGTCGGCGCCGTGTCCTACAGCGACTATCCACCCGAAGCGAAACAACTGCCGCGCGTCGGCGACAACAAGGCGCTCGATCTCGAACGGATCGTCGCGCTGAAGCCCGATCTGATCGTCGTGTGGCGGCATGGCAATGCGCAGCGGCAACTGGACCGCCTTCGCGAGATGCATGTGCCGCTGTTCTTCAGCGAGCCGCATCGTCTCGACGACGTGGCCGTGTCGCTGACGAAGCTCGGACAATTGCTCGGCACCTCGCCGGCCGCCGAAGCCGCCGCCGCGGCATACCGTCAGGACATCGCACAACTGCGCAGGCAGTATGCGAGCCGGCCGCCTGTCGGCGTGTTCTATCAGGTGTGGGATCAGCCGTTGATGACGCTCAACGGCGAACATGTGGTCAGCAATGTGATTGCGCTATGCGGCGGTCGCAATGTGTTTGCGAAACTCGAGCCACTGGTGCCGACCGTCTCGACTGAAGCCGTGCTCGCGGCCAATCCGGAGGCGATCGTCACCGCCGCGCCCGGTGCGACCAAACCGGACACGACCTTGCCGCAACTCGACACATGGCGCGCGTGGCCGGGCCTCAAAGCGGTGGCGAACAACAATCTGTTCGCCATCGACGGCGATCTGATCAACCGGCCCACGCCGCGTATCGCGCAAGGGGCGAAGCAAATGTGCGAAGACCTGGAAGTTGCGCGCTCGCGGCGGAAGAATGGCGCGCAATGA
- a CDS encoding cobyric acid synthase: protein MIQGTTSDAGKSTLVAGLCRLARRAGVRVAPFKPQNMALNSAVTVDGGEIGRAQALQAVAAGIAAHTDLNPVLLKPTSDRGAQVIIHGKARMNLDARAYHDYKPVAFEAVLQSYARLQAAYDTIFVEGAGSPAEINLRDRDIANMGFAEAVDCPVVLMADIDRGGVFAHLTGTLACLSDSEQARVRGFIINRFRGDVGLLKPGLDWLEARTGKPVLGVVPYLHGLTLDAEDMLPPELRAAHSGQSDDPNRMLRVVVPVLPHISNHTDFDALRAHPQVDFHYVRSGTPPPPADLIILPGSKNVPGDLAFLRAQGWDAVLQRHLRYGGRVIGICGGMQMLGREVADPHGVEGAPGTSAGLGWLDYSTVLTREKTLKNVTGCLALPGSPEVAGYEIHMGETQGPALSLPALQLGETPNARPDGALSADGQILATYVHGLFDTPDACAALLAWAGLRDAGKIDYPALREASLDRLADTLAEHLDLSKLFAALG, encoded by the coding sequence ATGATCCAGGGCACTACGTCCGATGCGGGCAAGAGCACGCTCGTCGCGGGCTTGTGCCGACTGGCGCGCCGAGCCGGCGTCCGGGTTGCGCCGTTCAAGCCGCAGAACATGGCGCTCAACAGCGCGGTGACGGTGGATGGCGGCGAGATCGGCCGCGCGCAGGCCTTGCAGGCGGTGGCCGCGGGCATTGCCGCTCACACCGATCTGAACCCCGTGCTGCTCAAGCCGACCAGCGACCGCGGCGCGCAAGTGATCATCCACGGCAAGGCGCGCATGAACCTCGACGCCCGCGCCTACCACGACTACAAGCCGGTCGCGTTCGAGGCGGTGCTGCAATCGTATGCGCGTCTGCAAGCGGCGTACGACACGATTTTCGTCGAAGGCGCGGGCAGTCCCGCGGAGATCAATCTGCGCGACCGCGACATTGCCAACATGGGTTTCGCGGAAGCGGTCGACTGTCCGGTCGTGCTGATGGCCGACATCGACCGCGGCGGGGTGTTCGCGCATCTGACCGGGACGCTCGCGTGTCTGTCGGACAGCGAGCAGGCGCGTGTGCGCGGCTTCATCATCAACCGCTTTCGCGGCGACGTCGGTTTGCTGAAACCGGGGCTCGACTGGCTCGAAGCCAGGACCGGCAAACCGGTGCTCGGCGTGGTTCCGTATCTTCACGGCCTGACGCTCGACGCCGAAGACATGTTGCCGCCCGAGTTGCGCGCGGCACACAGTGGCCAAAGTGACGATCCGAACCGGATGCTGCGGGTGGTCGTACCGGTGTTGCCGCACATCAGCAATCACACCGATTTCGACGCGCTGCGCGCGCATCCGCAGGTCGATTTTCATTACGTTCGAAGCGGCACGCCGCCTCCGCCGGCCGATCTGATCATTCTGCCGGGCTCGAAGAATGTGCCGGGCGATCTGGCCTTTCTGCGTGCTCAGGGCTGGGACGCGGTGTTGCAACGGCATCTGCGCTATGGCGGCCGCGTGATCGGAATATGCGGCGGCATGCAGATGCTCGGACGCGAAGTGGCGGACCCGCATGGCGTGGAAGGCGCACCCGGAACAAGCGCGGGCCTTGGCTGGCTCGATTACTCGACGGTGCTGACACGCGAAAAAACGCTCAAGAACGTGACCGGGTGTCTCGCGCTGCCGGGGTCGCCCGAGGTGGCCGGCTACGAGATTCACATGGGTGAGACGCAAGGTCCGGCGCTCAGCTTGCCCGCGCTGCAATTGGGCGAAACGCCAAACGCGCGTCCCGACGGTGCGCTCTCGGCCGATGGCCAAATCCTCGCCACCTACGTGCACGGGCTGTTCGACACGCCGGACGCGTGCGCGGCACTGCTGGCGTGGGCGGGATTGCGCGACGCCGGGAAAATCGACTACCCGGCGTTGCGTGAGGCGTCGCTGGATCGTCTGGCTGACACGCTCGCCGAGCACCTTGATCTTTCGAAGCTTTTTGCTGCGTTAGGTTGA
- the cobC gene encoding alpha-ribazole phosphatase, with amino-acid sequence MDIVLIRHPAVVLDSGVCYGHSDVALAEDVETSASALALKLATLQIPPPRVLMSSPLTRCATLAAVMANDFGCALSHDDRLKEMNFGDWEEQRWDAIDRELLDAWAANFEHARAHGGESVAQFVARVRAWFDAFAQTRELSPAYVVTHAGVMRVIASLVLEVPLENCLRWSLEMTGIVWLRRDDEARKWSLVRWNV; translated from the coding sequence ATGGATATCGTCCTGATTCGTCATCCTGCTGTCGTGCTCGATTCGGGTGTGTGCTACGGCCACAGCGACGTGGCGCTCGCCGAGGACGTCGAGACATCGGCGAGTGCGCTTGCGCTGAAACTGGCAACCTTGCAGATACCGCCGCCACGTGTGCTGATGTCGAGCCCGTTGACGCGTTGCGCGACCCTGGCCGCCGTCATGGCGAACGATTTTGGTTGCGCGCTCAGTCATGACGATCGTCTGAAGGAAATGAACTTCGGCGATTGGGAGGAGCAGCGTTGGGACGCGATCGATCGTGAGCTGCTCGATGCCTGGGCGGCTAACTTCGAACACGCGCGTGCGCATGGCGGCGAGAGCGTCGCGCAATTCGTCGCGCGGGTGCGGGCGTGGTTCGACGCGTTTGCGCAGACGCGCGAGTTGTCGCCTGCGTACGTGGTCACGCATGCCGGCGTCATGCGGGTGATCGCTTCGCTGGTGCTGGAGGTGCCGCTGGAAAACTGCCTGCGCTGGTCGTTGGAGATGACCGGGATTGTCTGGCTGCGCAGGGATGACGAGGCGCGGAAGTGGTCGTTGGTGAGGTGGAATGTGTGA
- the cbiB gene encoding adenosylcobinamide-phosphate synthase CbiB: MLSLPLIVTLATAGVAVDRWLGEPRTAHPLVGFGKWAMRLEAGYNTGRRLRLKGLLAWSLAVMPPVLIAWWLVSVLPFFAACAVHVVLLWFALGARSLHDHIAPIAQALAQRDLAQARLLTSRIVSRETAHADEAALSRAAVESALENGNDAIFGALFWFAIAGGPGALGFRLANTLDAMWGYRTRRYLRFGWAAARIDDVLNWIPARLTAASYALLGDTHTALRCWREQAPRWDSPNAGPVMASGAGSLNVLIGGPAVYHGALEHRPTLGFGHPAKASHVTAALMLVERTVILWLAVLIVLALLSVPFHA; the protein is encoded by the coding sequence ATGCTGTCACTGCCTCTGATCGTTACGCTCGCCACGGCGGGCGTCGCCGTCGACCGTTGGCTCGGTGAGCCGCGCACCGCGCATCCGCTGGTCGGCTTCGGCAAATGGGCGATGCGCCTCGAAGCGGGCTACAACACCGGCCGGCGCTTGCGTCTCAAGGGGCTGCTCGCGTGGTCGCTGGCGGTGATGCCGCCGGTGCTGATCGCCTGGTGGCTCGTCTCCGTGCTGCCGTTTTTTGCGGCCTGCGCGGTGCACGTCGTGCTGCTGTGGTTCGCCCTCGGCGCGCGCAGTCTGCACGATCACATTGCGCCGATCGCCCAGGCATTGGCGCAACGCGATCTCGCGCAAGCGCGCCTCCTGACTTCACGCATCGTCTCGCGCGAAACCGCCCATGCCGACGAAGCGGCGCTGTCGCGTGCGGCCGTCGAATCGGCGCTCGAAAACGGCAACGACGCGATTTTCGGCGCGCTGTTCTGGTTCGCGATCGCGGGTGGTCCGGGCGCGTTGGGGTTTCGTCTGGCCAATACGCTCGATGCCATGTGGGGCTACCGCACGCGGCGCTATTTGCGCTTCGGCTGGGCCGCCGCGCGCATCGACGACGTGCTCAACTGGATTCCCGCGCGCCTCACCGCGGCGAGTTACGCGTTGCTCGGCGACACGCACACCGCGTTACGTTGCTGGCGCGAACAGGCGCCGCGCTGGGACAGCCCGAACGCCGGGCCGGTCATGGCGTCGGGCGCGGGCAGTCTGAACGTGTTGATCGGCGGGCCCGCGGTGTATCACGGCGCGCTTGAACACAGGCCGACGCTCGGTTTCGGACACCCCGCGAAAGCCAGTCACGTCACGGCGGCGTTGATGCTGGTCGAACGGACGGTCATTCTCTGGCTGGCGGTACTGATCGTGCTGGCGTTGCTGAGCGTGCCCTTTCATGCGTGA
- the cobT gene encoding nicotinate-nucleotide--dimethylbenzimidazole phosphoribosyltransferase codes for MTSLPGLPGLTEVEPLDQTLRAELQHIIDTKTKPPGSLGRLETLARQMGLIQRTTHPTVERPAMIVFAGDHGIAQEGVSPYPQAVTAQMVANFLAGGAAINALSRVSGVELEVVNAGVATPLPSTDGLVDIPVAAGTRNFAHEPAMTHEQALAALQAGAARVRHHAALGTNVIGFGEMGIANTSAAACLMSRLCGVPIDECVGRGTGLDNAGLAKKRNVLASALAHQADSNDPLTVLATFGGFEIAMMTGAFLAAAQARMTILVDGFIATSALLVADAFASNVREYCVFAHASNEAGHRRMLDHFGAMPLLSLDMRLGEGTGAVLAVPLLRAAVAFVNEMASFESAGVANRDA; via the coding sequence ATGACTTCTTTGCCAGGTTTGCCGGGATTGACCGAAGTCGAACCGCTCGATCAAACGCTGCGGGCCGAACTGCAACACATCATCGATACCAAGACCAAGCCGCCTGGCAGTCTTGGGAGGCTGGAAACGCTCGCGCGCCAGATGGGCCTGATCCAGCGTACGACACACCCCACGGTCGAACGTCCGGCGATGATCGTATTCGCCGGCGACCACGGTATTGCGCAGGAAGGGGTGAGTCCTTATCCGCAGGCGGTGACCGCGCAAATGGTCGCCAACTTTTTGGCGGGCGGCGCGGCGATCAATGCCTTGAGCCGCGTGTCCGGTGTCGAACTCGAAGTGGTCAACGCGGGCGTTGCGACGCCGTTGCCGTCCACAGACGGTCTCGTCGACATTCCGGTTGCGGCCGGCACGCGCAACTTCGCGCACGAACCCGCGATGACGCACGAGCAGGCGCTTGCCGCGCTGCAGGCGGGCGCGGCTCGCGTGCGGCATCACGCGGCGCTCGGCACCAATGTGATCGGCTTCGGCGAGATGGGTATTGCGAATACGTCGGCCGCCGCGTGTCTGATGAGCCGCCTGTGCGGTGTGCCGATCGACGAATGCGTCGGCCGTGGTACGGGTCTCGACAACGCGGGGCTCGCGAAAAAACGCAACGTACTCGCCTCCGCGCTCGCCCATCAGGCCGATTCCAATGATCCGCTTACGGTGCTCGCCACGTTCGGCGGCTTCGAAATTGCCATGATGACCGGCGCGTTTCTCGCCGCCGCGCAAGCGCGCATGACGATCCTTGTCGACGGGTTCATCGCGACCTCGGCCTTGCTGGTGGCCGACGCGTTTGCATCGAACGTGCGCGAGTATTGTGTGTTCGCGCATGCGTCGAATGAGGCGGGGCATCGGCGCATGCTCGATCATTTCGGCGCAATGCCACTGCTTTCACTCGACATGCGTCTCGGCGAAGGCACGGGTGCGGTACTGGCCGTGCCGTTGCTACGCGCGGCCGTGGCGTTCGTCAACGAAATGGCGAGCTTCGAATCGGCCGGTGTCGCGAATCGCGATGCGTGA
- the cobD gene encoding threonine-phosphate decarboxylase CobD codes for MDKRTPHSDITLNAVVHGGNLHEAAERYGIPYAHWLDLSTGINPHGYPVPPVPADAWRRLPDDGDGFASCAARYYGAPDASHVLPVAGSQAAIRALPSLLSRARVGIAPLTYSEYAPAFERAGHEVLPLDVSWETLPDELLHVVVVNPNNPTVEHLSADKLLHWHAQLVARGGTLLIDEAFADTMPSASLAASTHRDGLIVLRSPGKFFGLAGVRAGFVLGAPALLDALRLTLGAWTVSGPARHAVKAAFEDVAWQQQMRTRLESESARLVSLLHAHGLATHSTPLFAWTGDARAAALHEALAQRGVWTRLFAATGSVRFGLPASDTEWARFEESLREAVR; via the coding sequence ATGGATAAGCGCACGCCCCATTCCGATATCACGCTCAACGCCGTGGTTCACGGCGGCAATCTGCACGAAGCAGCCGAGCGTTACGGCATTCCGTACGCGCACTGGCTCGACCTGTCGACAGGCATCAATCCGCACGGCTATCCGGTACCGCCGGTTCCCGCCGATGCGTGGCGCCGCCTGCCCGACGACGGCGACGGTTTCGCGTCCTGTGCCGCGCGCTACTACGGCGCGCCCGATGCCTCGCATGTGCTGCCCGTCGCGGGAAGTCAGGCGGCGATCCGCGCGCTGCCGTCGCTTTTGTCACGTGCGCGAGTCGGCATTGCGCCGCTCACATACAGCGAATACGCGCCCGCATTCGAACGTGCCGGACATGAGGTTCTGCCGCTGGATGTGTCCTGGGAGACGTTGCCCGACGAACTCCTCCATGTCGTCGTTGTGAATCCTAACAATCCGACTGTCGAGCATCTGAGCGCCGACAAGCTGCTGCACTGGCACGCGCAACTCGTCGCACGCGGCGGCACGCTGCTGATCGACGAGGCCTTCGCCGATACGATGCCTTCGGCGTCGCTCGCGGCGAGCACTCATCGCGATGGGTTGATCGTGTTGCGTTCACCAGGGAAATTCTTCGGGCTCGCGGGCGTGCGCGCGGGATTCGTACTCGGCGCGCCGGCTTTGCTCGATGCACTGCGTCTTACGCTGGGCGCGTGGACGGTTAGCGGACCGGCTCGCCATGCCGTCAAGGCCGCGTTTGAAGACGTGGCGTGGCAGCAGCAGATGCGCACACGCCTCGAGTCCGAAAGCGCGCGTCTGGTAAGTCTGCTGCATGCACACGGTCTCGCCACCCACAGCACGCCCCTCTTTGCGTGGACCGGCGATGCACGCGCCGCCGCACTGCATGAGGCGTTAGCGCAACGCGGCGTATGGACACGGCTCTTCGCGGCAACGGGCAGCGTGCGTTTCGGACTGCCCGCCAGCGACACGGAATGGGCGCGTTTCGAAGAAAGTTTGCGCGAGGCTGTTCGATGA
- a CDS encoding DoxX family protein: MNSNRSADLAALILRLALGVLYLAHSLQKIFVFTLPGTAQFFVSLGLPGWLGYVTAFVELFGGIALLLGVQVRWVALVLLPFMLGATSQHLHNGWGFASPHGGWEYPAFWAVTLAVQSLLGGGALALSGAKAPRAVVA; the protein is encoded by the coding sequence ATGAACTCGAACCGCTCCGCCGATCTGGCCGCCTTGATTCTTCGCCTCGCCTTGGGCGTTCTCTATCTCGCGCACAGCTTGCAGAAGATTTTTGTCTTCACGCTGCCGGGGACGGCGCAGTTTTTCGTTTCGCTCGGCTTGCCGGGCTGGCTCGGTTATGTAACGGCGTTCGTCGAATTGTTCGGCGGTATCGCGCTGCTGCTCGGCGTGCAGGTCCGCTGGGTCGCGCTGGTGCTGTTGCCGTTCATGCTCGGCGCCACGTCACAGCATCTGCATAACGGCTGGGGGTTCGCTTCGCCGCACGGCGGCTGGGAATATCCGGCTTTCTGGGCGGTAACTTTGGCCGTGCAGTCGCTGCTCGGCGGCGGAGCGTTGGCGCTGAGCGGTGCGAAGGCGCCGCGTGCAGTGGTCGCTTGA
- the cobU gene encoding bifunctional adenosylcobinamide kinase/adenosylcobinamide-phosphate guanylyltransferase has translation MIPRDLTFVLGGARSGKSVHAEQLANDSALPVTYIATARVADDAEFSARIAHHRERRPAHWALHEAGVDLAGAVTQIDAPGHCTLIDCLTLWLANLLCPPDGDGLPVDHYHTHFAAFEAALVGARGKIIVVSNEIGLGVVPLGAETRLYVDELGRLNQRIAALSTQVTMMVAGLPLALKTAGSA, from the coding sequence ATGATTCCCCGCGACCTCACCTTCGTTCTCGGCGGCGCCCGTTCGGGCAAGAGCGTGCACGCCGAACAACTGGCGAACGACAGCGCCCTCCCCGTCACGTACATCGCCACCGCGCGTGTGGCCGACGACGCCGAATTCAGCGCGCGTATCGCGCATCATCGCGAGCGGCGCCCCGCGCATTGGGCTTTGCACGAAGCCGGCGTCGATCTCGCCGGCGCGGTCACGCAAATCGACGCACCCGGTCACTGCACGCTGATCGACTGCCTGACGCTGTGGCTCGCCAACCTGCTGTGTCCGCCGGACGGCGACGGCTTGCCGGTCGATCACTATCACACGCACTTTGCCGCCTTCGAAGCCGCGCTCGTCGGCGCAAGAGGCAAGATCATCGTGGTCAGCAATGAAATCGGCCTGGGCGTGGTGCCGCTCGGCGCGGAAACACGCCTCTATGTCGACGAACTCGGGCGCCTCAATCAGCGTATTGCCGCGTTGAGCACCCAGGTCACCATGATGGTCGCGGGCTTGCCGCTCGCCTTGAAAACAGCGGGCAGCGCATGA
- a CDS encoding FecCD family ABC transporter permease, which translates to MNRSSSPMPTTALRVMSAKRAVAIWLALAAIALAVLMASLALGSVSLAPARVLAALLPSHASQVESADLAGEIVRTLRLPRALAGFACGALLALAGALLQVLLRNPLAEPYVLGVSGGAATFALVAMIAGCAWWIVDASACAGAFVSILLVLGLARRELWRGEPQDTSPRLLLTGAVIAAGWGAVITLLLNLAPDNRLRGMLFWLTGDLNGGAMPWTALAALVVVLVAIVPAAPRLNLLLRGDAAAQALGVAVMPLRLRVYLVASLAAAAAVTTAGTIGFVGLVVPHMLRLAFGNDQRMLLPAAALGGGVAVMGADLIARTVIAPAQLPVGVITSIVGVPVFLWMLLRRRR; encoded by the coding sequence CCCACGACCGCGTTGCGCGTGATGAGCGCGAAGCGCGCGGTCGCGATCTGGCTCGCGCTCGCGGCAATCGCGCTGGCCGTGCTGATGGCATCGCTTGCGCTGGGCAGCGTTTCGCTCGCGCCTGCGCGCGTGCTGGCGGCGTTGCTGCCGTCGCACGCGTCGCAAGTCGAGTCCGCCGATCTTGCCGGCGAGATCGTGCGCACGCTGCGTTTGCCGCGCGCGCTGGCGGGCTTCGCATGCGGCGCGTTGCTTGCGCTGGCCGGCGCGTTGCTGCAAGTGCTGTTGCGCAACCCGTTAGCCGAACCCTACGTATTGGGCGTGTCGGGCGGTGCGGCGACGTTCGCACTGGTCGCGATGATCGCCGGTTGCGCGTGGTGGATCGTCGACGCCAGCGCGTGCGCCGGCGCCTTCGTGTCGATTCTGCTGGTGCTCGGCCTCGCACGCCGCGAGCTGTGGCGGGGCGAGCCGCAGGACACGTCGCCGCGTTTGCTGCTGACCGGCGCGGTAATCGCGGCCGGCTGGGGCGCTGTCATCACCTTATTGCTGAACCTCGCGCCGGACAATCGGCTGCGCGGCATGCTGTTCTGGCTGACCGGCGATCTGAACGGCGGGGCGATGCCATGGACGGCGCTCGCCGCGCTCGTCGTCGTGCTGGTGGCGATCGTACCCGCTGCGCCGCGTCTGAACTTGCTGCTGCGAGGCGACGCCGCCGCGCAGGCACTTGGCGTCGCCGTGATGCCGCTGCGCCTGCGCGTGTATCTGGTGGCGTCGCTGGCAGCGGCCGCGGCGGTGACGACGGCGGGCACGATCGGCTTTGTCGGCCTCGTGGTGCCACATATGCTGCGGCTCGCGTTCGGCAACGATCAGCGCATGCTGCTGCCGGCTGCGGCGCTCGGCGGCGGTGTCGCGGTGATGGGTGCGGATCTGATCGCGCGTACCGTGATCGCACCGGCGCAATTGCCGGTCGGCGTGATCACGTCGATCGTCGGCGTGCCAGTGTTTTTGTGGATGCTGTTGCGCAGGCGCCGATGA
- a CDS encoding PaaI family thioesterase: MSKLRPEYSIERLHERQKGKLPGLLGVHVLALEQGSLSAELTVREELLAPNGFLHAATVIGLADTACGYACLAHLPETARNFTTVELKSNFLGTATEGTIRAVAKAVHLGRSTQVWDATVVDPNGKTMALFRCTQIVLY; this comes from the coding sequence ATGAGCAAACTTCGCCCGGAATACTCCATCGAGCGCCTGCACGAACGTCAGAAGGGCAAGCTGCCCGGCTTGCTGGGCGTGCATGTTCTGGCGCTGGAACAGGGCTCCCTGAGCGCGGAATTGACCGTGCGCGAGGAATTGCTGGCGCCGAACGGTTTTTTGCATGCCGCCACCGTGATCGGCCTCGCCGACACCGCCTGCGGCTATGCCTGCCTCGCGCATCTGCCCGAAACGGCGCGCAATTTCACGACCGTCGAACTGAAAAGCAATTTTCTCGGCACGGCGACGGAAGGCACGATCCGCGCGGTCGCCAAGGCCGTGCATCTGGGCCGCAGCACCCAGGTATGGGACGCTACAGTCGTCGATCCGAACGGCAAAACGATGGCGCTGTTTCGCTGCACGCAGATCGTGCTGTATTGA
- a CDS encoding adenosylcobinamide-GDP ribazoletransferase — MNPLAELRYFFTALGYFTRVPVPRWVGYEPHYLNAAARYFPLVGLLVGGLSALVYLAALHVFPASVAVLLSMAISLLVTGAFHEDGLADCVDAFGGAYMREDVLRIMHDSRIGAFGAIALVIALALKWQTLAALPPMRAASLMIAAHAASRVLAISYLATLDYVRAEGKAKPVAQRLSGPALLCAAVFGLPLLLWPNLLESPNWRFACVTLAVLVALRFALGRYFVRRIGGYTGDCLGFAQQIFELSIYLVGLAWISS, encoded by the coding sequence ATGAATCCGCTCGCTGAACTGCGCTATTTCTTCACGGCGCTTGGCTATTTCACGCGCGTGCCTGTGCCGCGCTGGGTCGGCTATGAGCCGCACTATCTGAATGCGGCGGCACGTTATTTCCCGCTCGTCGGTCTATTGGTCGGCGGATTGAGCGCGCTGGTTTATCTCGCTGCGTTGCATGTCTTTCCGGCGAGTGTGGCGGTGCTGCTGTCGATGGCGATATCGCTTCTCGTCACCGGCGCCTTTCACGAGGACGGACTGGCCGATTGCGTCGATGCGTTCGGTGGCGCCTATATGCGCGAGGACGTGTTGCGCATCATGCATGATTCGCGCATCGGCGCTTTCGGCGCCATTGCGCTCGTGATTGCGCTGGCACTGAAGTGGCAAACGCTCGCCGCGTTGCCGCCGATGCGCGCCGCAAGTCTGATGATTGCAGCGCATGCCGCGAGCCGTGTGTTGGCCATCAGCTATCTGGCCACACTCGACTACGTGCGCGCCGAAGGCAAAGCCAAACCGGTTGCGCAACGCTTGAGCGGCCCGGCATTGCTCTGCGCAGCAGTGTTCGGTTTGCCGCTGTTGCTGTGGCCGAACTTGCTGGAATCGCCGAACTGGCGCTTCGCCTGCGTGACGCTTGCCGTACTGGTGGCGCTGCGCTTTGCATTGGGCCGCTATTTCGTCAGACGCATTGGTGGCTACACCGGCGATTGCCTCGGCTTCGCGCAACAGATATTTGAACTGAGCATCTACCTCGTGGGGCTCGCATGGATATCGTCCTGA